The genomic DNA ATCCTGGGACACTGCTGTCCTCACAGGGCTTCCTGAACATAGAGGAGGGAGGTCACTTCCCGAGCCACACAGTTGAGAAGAAGCGGGCACAGGAGAGGAACCCAGCTCCGTGGGCTCCAGAACCCAGGGCTCCCTAGCAAGCTAGTTCGCCTGCTTCCAGAGTATGGCTTGGCTTGGGAAATCGGTACCCTACTGACAGTTTCGTAGCAACAGTAGCTTCCCTGcagacgaggaggaggaggagctagGAGACTATTCCCCTTCGCCACAACAGGAAGCTGCGGCCCAGCGGGGGCGTAGGGGTAAAGATGGCAGGCCAGCGAGGGCACGGACCCTCAAGCATAGGAGCTGGatctgtgcccccctcccctggcgCCTGCGCACTGCAGCTCCGTTCCCCGCCCAACCCCGCCCAACCTCGCCCAACCCCGCCCCGATTGCCCGGGTTTTCAAATTTGAAACCTGCTCCTTTTCCCGCCTGAACATGTTGACCAGCGGAGGGAGAGGGCGGGGCTGCACGCCGCCAATAGTGCTTCAGAAGCTCGCCGGCCCCGCCCCGAAGGCGACGGCAGCGAGCCGCAGGAGGCAGCGGGCAAATGGGCGAGAGTGCCCGCCGGCCCCGCCTCTGCGGCGCCCACGTGCAGCGACCGAGCTGGGGCCTCCCGGACACCCAGGGCCCCCAGAGTACCATTTTAGGTGCAGAGCCTTCGCTATCAGCTTGGGGCTGGAAACTGGGGCCCTGATATACTAAGCAGTCGGTGCGGGGTCGTTGAGCGAAATGGGCAAGACGTGGCCCCCTTCAGCCCGGGGATTCACTCAAAGGCTGGGCCTGGAATCGGCGCCCTTAGCAGCCCCGGGAGTCTGAGTGGGGGCGGGCTCGTGGAGGTGGTCTGCTGTTCCCTGGTCCCTTTTCAGGGGGGCGGGGCCAAGGGCTGGGCCGTCCCGGGGGCGGGGTGTcccaggggcggggccgggccccTGTGTTTGTTGCACCGTGTCAGTTACATTGTAACAAAAGTGGTGCAGCCGCTCTTCGGGCCAGCACCCTAGGCCCGCCGGCCGCCAGCTGTCGCCGACATGGAACCCGTGGCCAGCAATATCCAGGTCCTGCTGCAGGCGGCCGAGTTCCTAGAGCGCcgtgagagaggtgaggaagaacTCTTGGCCAGACTCCAGACGGCAACCTCGCTGACACAGGCCTGGGCTGGATTTGGCTCCCAACAAGAAGGATGCATGCATTGCTTTAGGCAGTAGCCCCGGGGCACCCCGCCCTCAACTTGTTGGCGGGGGAGGGATCCCCGGGCTGTCGGACTGGGAGGGGTTGGGGAAATGGCCCTGGCGCCAAAAGCCCTTCCCTGACCGTGCCTTGCCAGGGGCGCCTGCTGGGACCAGCCCCAGCCTGAAGTGGGCTGGGGCTCTATCTGGCAGAAGCTGAGCATGGCTACGCGTCCCTGTGCCCGCACCGCAATCCAGGCCCAGTCTACAGGAGGAAGCGATCCCCCCAAGCTTCTGGCGCGCTGGACAGTGGGCGGTGAGGAGGGCTGaggatggtggggggatgggtgccATCCCTCATGGGGCCTCACCTTTGCCCACTTCCTCCTTGTTGCTTGTATCTTCTGGGCCAGGTCCCCTACTCTGGAGGCAATTCAGACCTCTCCTGCCATCTCCTCACTCCCCTCTGTTCATTCAGGGACTGTTTCTTGAGCACCCCTGATGTGTCAGAAACTATAAACAAGAGACTTTAGGGTCCTCCTTCCACTCACACTCCTGCAGTCCGCATCTCTACTCGATTTCCCTCGcagacttttctctttttctcaacccTTTGCACATGCTAATCCCTCCACTTTTAACCCCACTTTGGGTAGCATGTTTCTGGCCCAGCTCAACTGTCACCTCTGTCCAGGAAGCCCTTCCTGACCGCGCTGGTAGGGGGCCTCGTTTGGACCCCACAACCACCTGGGCAGGCCTCTCGGCATTTGGCCCAgtgtctctgcctcttcctgcgGACTCCAATGCTCAAGGCTGGCACAAGGTCCCCGCATTAGGCTAGTTTGGAGCCCACATCTATAGTGGATTTTAAGCCCCTGGGACTGAGGGTGTGGGTAGTAGCTGACGCCCCCTCATCCTCCCTGGCATTGGCAGGTCTGTGCACAACGAGCTGGAGAAACGCAGGTGAGTCCCAGCTTTGCCCTGACAGCACTGGGCCCCGGGAACCATCATCTTCCTCTggccttccctcccctgctgtACCTCTGGCCAGCAAGGCTGGGCTGGCACTGCCCTCCAGACTCCTTCCCCCGCAGGAGGGCCCAGCTGAAGCGGTGCCTAGAGCAGCTAAAACAGCAGATGCCCCTGGGGCCTGACTGTGCCCGCTACACCACATTGAGCCTTCTGCGCTGGGCCAGGATGCACATCCAGGTAAGGAGCTGCTACTGCGCCCTGCAGCCAGCCTGCCAGAACTTGTGAGCGGTATAGTAGGGAGGGGCTGAGTGGAACTGGGGGGAGAGGCCCGAGGTCATAGCCCAGCAGTTCTCTGTGCTTTTAGCTTCCATTTGTGCTAAgtaggaagaaaagcagaagacCACTCAAGAGGACTGTTCTGAGGCTTGAGTGACTTTGCCCAGTAAACGTTCATGGTTATTATAGCTATTATCAATTCAGTCCTAACTGGCaagtcactcagcctctctggaCTTGGTTTCCCGCTCTGTACAGAGGGGCATGGCTGTTTAAAACATTCTGATGTGTCATGTGTCAGGGTCCCTAGGACTGCAGAGGTTTCcactctcccatccccccaaggCCTCCTGTTCTGAGCTATCTATTCTGATGCCATTTGGGGAGGCAGTTCCAGAGGCCAGGAGAGGGAAGCCCGtcacccctcctcccagcaccCTTCTGCTACCTGGGCTAAGCTCAGTGCCCCCTAGTGGACAGGGGTGGGGTAGCAGACTcagattggggggaggggggcagcagcCCTAGAAGTGGCCTCAGAAACAATAGAGGCCTTTTCCTGCGCTCCTGGCCCTTTTCGCAGAGGAAGAAATGGGGGCACAGCCAGGCCAAGGACTGAGCAGCACAGCTAATGAGAGGCAGAGTCATAACCCAGGCCCAAGTCCCCTGACTTGCTGTTTCcttcaacaagtgtttattgagcacctgttctAGGCACCAGGTGTTGTGGTAGACAGTCCATATGCTATGCAGCAAATAAATCACAGTGCAGGGACTGTGAGCTTTGCCCCATGGTGCCCACGTCCCCTCCTTGTGCTGAAGAACACCCTGGCCTGGTAGCAGGCCCGTTTCTCACATGGAGCTTGCCTGGCCTGGTTCTTGGAGGGATGATGTGTGCCCCTTGGGTGCTGGCTGGCCCATGGGCAGGACCTGGGGATTGCTCCTTCCTCAAAGCCCTATCACCCCTCTCCTGGGCTCCCTGGCCGCCTGTGGGCTGTCGTCCAACTTGCTCTGGAACATAATTTGGGGCACATAGATCTGTCCAGGTCTGTTTCCTGCTGGAAACCTTCCATGGCTCCTGACAGGACAGTCtcagttccttccttcctgtaaAACTGTAGGCCCTTCACAGCCCAGGCCTTGCCACTGGTCTGCTTTTGGTCTCCTATCTTCCCATGCCCTACCAGAAAAGCTGAATTCTCCATGACCTTCCCAGTGTCCCTCTGCTTGGATGCTGCTTCTTGCCCCATCTTTGCATAGACAGCTTACTCATCCTTCTACACCCAGTACAAATGTCCCCTTGCTCAGTTTTCCCTTTCTTGTTGACTGAATGCAGGCTTCTGCCCACAAGGGCTCTGGTGGGAGAACCTTTGGCCCTCCAGTCCCTGGACCCCAGGctggcagggctggagggggaTTAATACTAAAgctccagggctcctgggaggTTGACCAGGAGTTACAAACCGGTAGGCTTTgtttggtctgtagttttctaaAAACTTAAATTAGCTGGCAGCACGTAAAAGGACATTTGACATGAAAAAGTCTGACTTCCAGCTTTTCTTAAATTGGGCCACGTGGCAGCACCAGGCCCGTGTGCATGTGGCGGTACCCGGCTAGAACCTGGGGGGGGCCGCCCCCTTGAGCTGTAGTGCGCGCTCACCGCCATGCCACAGGCCTCCCCTGTCCCTGCTGCTTGCAGCAGACAGACCCACGTCTCTTGACTAGGCCCTGACGGCCTTTGAGATTGTGGCGCCGTCCCCAGCCCATCAACGCAGCATGCTCCTGGGGCATTTACGTGAGCCggagggcagggaggctggcTTCCCCGAGGATGTGGCAGCAGGCCCCTGGGGCCCAGATGCGGTCTGGAGCAGGCGGTGACCAATGGCCGGGCCGTCGCTGGTGGTGCTGTGCTGAGCCCGGGACCTCGCCCCCTTGGGACCCACAGAAGCTGGAGGCGCAGGAGCAGCGGGCGCGGCGGCTCAAGGAGAAGCTGCGCAGCAAGCGGCAGAGCCTGCGGCGGCAGCTGGAGCGGCTCCGGGGGCCCGCGGGGCCGCGGGCAGACGGCCTGGACTCTTCGGGCCTCTCTTCCGAGCGCTCGGACTCGGACCGAGGTGAGTGCCCCGAAGCCAAGGGGTCGTGTGGGCTGAGCGGGCCACGGCCCCTAACCGGCGGCCTCCCTGTGTAGAGGAGGCGGACGTGGACGTGGAGAGCCTGGCGTCCGGGGCTGAGGCTGAGCTGCTGCGGGGCTTCGGCGCGGGCCGGGAGCACAGCTACTCCCACGGGGGCAGCAGCTGGCTGTGAGCCGCCCGCACGCTGCCCTCCGCTCGAGGCCGGAACCCGCCGCAAGCCTCAGGGGCTGCCTGCGACGGACTGAAAGGACCCTTCCGTGGGAACAGGtgcctcccgcccccccccccggtcccCCTACCCCCACCGCTGGCTGCCGGCCGGTTCTCCTGGGGGAAGGCTCGCCTGTGCTTCCTCCGCGGCCTGCAGGGCAGGCAGCTT from Neomonachus schauinslandi chromosome 7, ASM220157v2, whole genome shotgun sequence includes the following:
- the MXD3 gene encoding max dimerization protein 3 isoform X1, which gives rise to MEPVASNIQVLLQAAEFLERREREAEHGYASLCPHRNPGPVYRRKRSPQASGALDSGRSVHNELEKRRRAQLKRCLEQLKQQMPLGPDCARYTTLSLLRWARMHIQKLEAQEQRARRLKEKLRSKRQSLRRQLERLRGPAGPRADGLDSSGLSSERSDSDREEADVDVESLASGAEAELLRGFGAGREHSYSHGGSSWL
- the MXD3 gene encoding max dimerization protein 3 isoform X2 codes for the protein MEPVASNIQVLLQAAEFLERREREAEHGYASLCPHRNPGPVYRRKRSPQASGALDSGRRAQLKRCLEQLKQQMPLGPDCARYTTLSLLRWARMHIQKLEAQEQRARRLKEKLRSKRQSLRRQLERLRGPAGPRADGLDSSGLSSERSDSDREEADVDVESLASGAEAELLRGFGAGREHSYSHGGSSWL